Proteins encoded within one genomic window of Streptomyces sp. NBC_01314:
- a CDS encoding HAD-IA family hydrolase: MTTQPHPATALDIPCQGLLFDNDGVLVDSDHGVDQAWSQWARDRDLQPEQVTAMVHGRRSADTVALLVTDPKERPAALAAIDRLEVEAAATTTALPGALDFLASLPRERWAVVTSGVTALARARLTAAGLPTPPVLITADDVSHGKPAPDGYRTAAKKLGFSPARTVVFEDSTAGAKAGAAAGATVIGVGQRALATDATIVIRDLRGLTWHDGVLHLTAADLLRS; encoded by the coding sequence ATGACCACACAGCCCCACCCAGCCACCGCGCTCGACATCCCCTGCCAGGGCCTGCTCTTCGACAACGACGGTGTCCTGGTCGACTCCGACCACGGTGTCGACCAGGCCTGGAGCCAATGGGCACGCGACCGCGACCTGCAGCCGGAGCAGGTGACCGCCATGGTGCACGGCCGCCGTTCAGCCGACACCGTCGCACTCCTGGTGACCGACCCGAAGGAGCGACCGGCCGCACTCGCCGCGATCGACCGCCTGGAGGTCGAGGCCGCGGCCACCACCACCGCGCTCCCCGGCGCCCTCGACTTCCTCGCAAGCCTGCCGCGCGAGCGGTGGGCGGTGGTGACCTCCGGCGTCACCGCCCTGGCCCGGGCCCGCCTCACGGCGGCGGGACTGCCCACCCCACCCGTACTCATCACCGCGGACGACGTCAGCCACGGCAAACCAGCCCCCGACGGCTACCGCACGGCGGCCAAGAAGCTGGGCTTCTCCCCCGCGCGGACTGTTGTCTTCGAGGACAGCACCGCGGGGGCGAAGGCCGGAGCCGCAGCGGGCGCAACCGTCATCGGAGTCGGCCAGCGCGCACTGGCCACCGACGCCACCATCGTCATCCGCGACCTGCGCGGCCTGACCTGGCACGACGGCGTACTCCATCTCACCGCCGCGGACCTGCTGCGGTCCTGA
- a CDS encoding replication-relaxation family protein: MRADALRLLATARQMAQVITAEDRDGRSYVRRAMKELAELGLAETNGKVGKHQIWNLTPAGQKALADGNELPPRPKAGTGAKAVPAGFGPHGVAVTDTILAYTDTVLDGGREYLTDWQVEVNHAIKETGLSFNTDAVLVVPTKASEVRLFELDNGTMSQARLAREVWDYERYAGHRVWEGARGTNGRTFPFWKRHRYTRSQAFPRLHVVLAGKPEHLLDNRRQALTAEVQGIAIAVWVKTLPRLKRGEPWYEIGVDDPDRRRDRYPEPMGRWGGGAGPSAPPATCGPSAVRCGSRPPDPGLSETRLDPLGRPVERLPKSPPRPTG; encoded by the coding sequence GTGCGGGCCGATGCGCTGCGGCTGCTGGCCACGGCCCGGCAGATGGCTCAGGTGATCACGGCGGAGGACCGGGACGGCCGGTCGTATGTGCGCAGGGCGATGAAGGAACTGGCGGAGCTGGGGCTGGCAGAGACGAACGGCAAGGTGGGCAAGCATCAGATCTGGAACCTGACCCCGGCAGGGCAGAAGGCTCTGGCCGACGGCAACGAGCTGCCGCCCCGCCCGAAGGCCGGCACCGGCGCGAAGGCCGTTCCTGCCGGGTTCGGACCGCACGGCGTCGCGGTGACGGACACGATCCTCGCCTACACCGACACGGTCCTCGACGGCGGCCGTGAGTATCTGACCGACTGGCAGGTGGAGGTGAACCACGCCATCAAGGAGACCGGCCTGAGTTTCAACACCGACGCCGTGCTTGTCGTGCCGACCAAGGCCAGCGAGGTGCGCCTCTTCGAGCTCGACAACGGCACCATGTCCCAGGCCCGCCTCGCACGTGAGGTCTGGGACTACGAGCGCTACGCCGGGCACCGCGTCTGGGAGGGAGCCCGCGGCACCAACGGCCGCACGTTCCCCTTCTGGAAGCGCCACCGCTACACCCGATCCCAGGCCTTCCCGCGGCTGCACGTCGTCCTGGCAGGCAAGCCGGAGCACCTGCTCGACAACCGCCGCCAGGCGCTCACCGCCGAGGTCCAGGGCATCGCCATCGCGGTCTGGGTGAAAACCCTGCCCCGGCTGAAGCGCGGCGAGCCCTGGTACGAGATCGGCGTCGACGACCCGGACCGGCGCCGCGACCGCTACCCGGAGCCCATGGGCCGCTGGGGGGGCGGAGCAGGCCCGTCCGCACCCCCGGCGACTTGTGGACCGTCGGCTGTCCGGTGCGGCAGCAGACCACCTGACCCAGGCCTGTCCGAGACGCGGCTGGACCCGTTGGGCCGCCCGGTGGAACGGCTCCCGAAGTCGCCGCCCCGCCCGACGGGATGA
- a CDS encoding LysR family transcriptional regulator, protein MERDELECFLLLAEELHFGRTADRMRLSRARVSQLVQRLERRVGAPLFIRTSRRVALTSLGRQLRADLEPHHRAIEAALERAATTARGIDTVLHVGFSNPLTGEIVMKTTEALRVSHPRLAVEICEVPLADPYGPLREGEFDIQITELPVREEDLGEGPTLLAEERILAITSAHPLATRDSVSLEDLADVPLLTIVGNVPDYWLAHHVPAHTPSGRPIARGPGITNMQEALMLVAGGKGALLAPAHTATYYTRPGVAYVPFADAGPTGYGLVWRAGHATGAVEAFARTAREVARDVAQGDPRIAVPGAAPAAL, encoded by the coding sequence ATGGAACGCGATGAACTGGAGTGCTTTCTCCTCCTCGCCGAGGAGCTGCACTTCGGCCGCACGGCCGACCGGATGCGGCTGTCCCGGGCCCGGGTGAGCCAGCTCGTGCAGCGACTTGAACGCCGCGTCGGCGCCCCGCTGTTCATTCGTACCAGCCGCCGCGTCGCCCTCACCTCGCTCGGCCGGCAGCTGCGCGCCGATCTCGAACCGCACCACCGCGCGATCGAAGCCGCCCTGGAGCGGGCCGCCACCACCGCGCGCGGCATCGACACCGTGCTGCATGTCGGCTTCTCGAACCCGCTGACCGGCGAGATCGTCATGAAGACGACGGAGGCACTGCGCGTCAGCCACCCCAGGCTCGCCGTGGAGATATGTGAGGTCCCACTCGCCGATCCGTACGGGCCGCTACGCGAGGGCGAGTTCGACATCCAGATCACAGAGCTCCCGGTGCGTGAGGAGGATCTGGGCGAGGGCCCGACACTCCTCGCAGAGGAGCGCATCCTCGCGATCACCTCGGCGCATCCACTCGCCACTCGGGACTCGGTGTCCCTTGAGGATCTGGCCGACGTACCGCTGCTCACAATCGTCGGCAACGTACCCGACTACTGGCTCGCCCACCACGTCCCCGCCCACACACCGAGCGGTCGGCCGATCGCCCGCGGCCCCGGCATTACCAATATGCAGGAGGCGTTGATGCTGGTCGCCGGCGGCAAGGGCGCACTGCTCGCACCCGCGCACACGGCGACGTACTACACCCGCCCCGGTGTTGCCTACGTCCCCTTCGCGGACGCGGGGCCGACCGGCTACGGCCTGGTGTGGCGGGCCGGACACGCCACCGGCGCGGTGGAGGCCTTCGCCAGAACCGCCCGCGAGGTGGCGAGGGATGTGGCGCAGGGCGATCCCCGGATTGCAGTGCCGGGGGCCGCGCCTGCGGCTCTCTAG
- a CDS encoding MFS transporter codes for MSPQKAAAASARDWGVLLVLCGAIFLEGIDVAMLNVALPSIRADLGLSTGSLQWVMSAYVLGYGGFMLVGGRAADLFGRRRMFVFWLSVFLLFSGLGGFATEGWMLIVARFVTGVAAAFMTPAGLSIITTSFEEGPQRNKALLFYSGTAAGGFSIGLVVGGLLTSIGWRWVFFAPVVLSALILLAALAFVPKPSRPDRTGQSVDLVGGITITAAVVLLVLGVERATHTSLAWTLGTLGAGLAFLAAFIATERRSGSPLVRLGIFRSGALVRANLVGLLFAAGFFGFQFLVVLYLQELRDWSTLQTSFAMIVIGVDAILSPLLTPKLVNRFGNARVIFGGLLLASLSYALFLPVGADWTYLAMFPSLITLGIAFSLAYGPLTIVATEGVKEEEQGLAGALLYTSFQFGAALGLSTVTAVNVSATASTSPGALLDGYQAALWVPLAAALLATLISAFGLRTGPTATVVAAGEPADRTADELPASH; via the coding sequence ATGAGTCCACAGAAAGCAGCGGCTGCGAGCGCACGCGACTGGGGCGTCCTGCTCGTCCTGTGCGGCGCGATCTTCCTGGAGGGCATCGATGTGGCCATGCTCAATGTGGCCCTGCCATCCATCCGTGCCGACCTCGGTTTGTCCACCGGCTCCCTGCAGTGGGTCATGAGTGCGTACGTTCTCGGATACGGCGGCTTCATGCTGGTCGGCGGACGCGCCGCCGACCTCTTCGGGCGCCGCCGGATGTTCGTCTTCTGGCTCTCGGTCTTCCTGCTCTTCTCCGGCCTGGGCGGATTCGCCACGGAAGGCTGGATGCTGATCGTCGCCCGGTTCGTCACGGGAGTCGCCGCCGCCTTCATGACCCCGGCCGGCCTGTCCATCATCACCACCAGCTTCGAAGAGGGCCCACAGCGCAACAAGGCCCTGCTCTTCTACTCCGGCACCGCGGCCGGCGGCTTCTCGATCGGCCTGGTCGTCGGCGGGCTGCTCACCTCGATCGGCTGGCGCTGGGTGTTCTTCGCCCCGGTCGTGCTCTCCGCGCTGATCCTGCTCGCGGCGCTCGCCTTCGTGCCCAAGCCGTCGCGTCCCGACCGCACCGGACAGAGTGTCGACCTGGTCGGCGGCATCACCATCACCGCCGCCGTCGTACTGCTCGTCCTCGGCGTGGAGCGCGCCACCCACACCAGCCTCGCCTGGACCCTCGGCACACTCGGCGCGGGCCTCGCCTTCCTTGCCGCGTTCATCGCCACAGAACGCCGCTCAGGATCCCCGCTGGTCCGCCTCGGCATCTTCCGCAGTGGCGCCCTGGTCCGCGCCAACCTCGTCGGACTGCTCTTCGCAGCGGGCTTCTTCGGCTTCCAGTTCCTGGTCGTCCTCTACCTCCAGGAGCTGCGCGACTGGTCGACCCTTCAGACCAGCTTCGCGATGATCGTCATCGGCGTCGACGCGATCCTCTCCCCGCTCCTCACCCCAAAGCTGGTGAACCGCTTCGGCAACGCCCGGGTGATCTTCGGCGGGCTGCTTCTGGCCTCGCTGTCGTACGCCCTGTTCCTGCCGGTCGGCGCCGACTGGACGTACCTGGCGATGTTTCCCAGCCTGATCACCCTCGGTATCGCCTTCTCCCTCGCCTACGGCCCGCTCACCATCGTCGCCACCGAGGGCGTCAAGGAAGAGGAGCAGGGCTTGGCCGGCGCACTGCTCTACACCTCCTTCCAGTTCGGCGCCGCGCTCGGCCTCTCCACGGTCACCGCCGTCAATGTCTCGGCCACCGCATCGACGTCACCCGGCGCGCTGCTCGACGGCTACCAGGCGGCCCTGTGGGTCCCCCTCGCCGCGGCCCTGCTCGCCACGCTGATCAGCGCCTTCGGACTGCGCACCGGGCCGACGGCCACCGTGGTCGCAGCTGGCGAACCCGCAGACCGTACCGCTGACGAACTCCCCGCCTCGCACTGA
- a CDS encoding IS256 family transposase: MPVSENGLSSELLEELAALAAEKVHGGEGLRLMGEGGLLPELAQHLMQAALEAEMDEHLAAEAGRVGGRGSRSGGNMRNGYRAKKVMTEVGAVTVQVPRDRLGTFRPRLLPVHARRTGALDDLVLSLTAKGLTSGEIVSHLAQTYGMTTTKETISTITDKALESMAEWRTRPLDPVYPVVFIDAVHVKIRDGHVANRPVYVAVAVTADGYREILGLWAGNGGEGAKYWQTILTEIKNRGVRDVLMLVCDGLSALPDAVNTVWPQTVVQTCVVHLIRASLRYASRRDWAEVARDLKPVYTAVNEEEARQRLADFDATWGKRYPSIAGTWQRAWSEFVPFLGLPDAIRQVVYTTNAIESLNARYRRAAQACGHFPNEQAALKRLYLATLALDPTGRGRQRWNNRWKSALNEFDVLFDGRLTAGRV, translated from the coding sequence ATGCCGGTGTCTGAGAACGGTCTGTCCAGCGAATTGCTGGAGGAGCTGGCCGCGCTCGCGGCCGAGAAGGTCCATGGCGGCGAAGGGCTGCGGCTGATGGGCGAGGGCGGGCTGCTGCCCGAACTGGCCCAGCATCTGATGCAGGCCGCCCTGGAGGCCGAGATGGACGAGCACCTCGCCGCCGAGGCCGGCCGGGTCGGCGGGCGCGGGTCCCGCTCGGGCGGCAACATGCGCAACGGCTACCGGGCCAAGAAGGTCATGACGGAGGTCGGCGCCGTGACGGTGCAGGTCCCCAGAGACAGGCTGGGCACCTTCCGGCCCCGGCTGCTGCCCGTGCACGCCCGCCGCACCGGCGCGCTGGACGACCTGGTGCTCTCACTGACCGCGAAGGGCCTGACCTCCGGCGAGATCGTCTCCCACCTCGCCCAGACGTACGGGATGACGACCACGAAGGAGACCATCTCCACGATCACCGACAAGGCCCTGGAATCGATGGCGGAATGGCGCACCCGCCCGCTCGATCCGGTCTACCCTGTCGTCTTCATCGACGCCGTGCACGTCAAGATCAGGGACGGTCACGTCGCCAACCGGCCGGTCTACGTGGCCGTCGCGGTCACCGCGGACGGCTACCGCGAGATCCTCGGACTGTGGGCCGGCAACGGCGGCGAGGGCGCCAAGTACTGGCAGACCATCCTGACCGAGATCAAGAACAGAGGCGTCCGCGACGTGCTCATGCTGGTCTGCGACGGGCTGAGCGCCCTGCCCGACGCGGTGAACACCGTCTGGCCCCAGACCGTCGTGCAGACCTGCGTGGTCCACCTCATCCGCGCCAGCCTGCGCTACGCATCGCGCCGCGACTGGGCCGAGGTCGCCCGCGACCTCAAGCCCGTCTACACCGCCGTCAACGAGGAAGAGGCCCGGCAACGGCTCGCGGACTTCGACGCCACGTGGGGCAAGCGCTACCCCTCGATCGCCGGCACCTGGCAGCGGGCCTGGAGCGAGTTCGTACCCTTCCTCGGCCTGCCCGACGCCATCCGCCAGGTCGTCTACACCACCAACGCCATCGAGTCCCTCAACGCCCGCTACCGGCGCGCGGCCCAGGCCTGCGGGCACTTCCCCAACGAGCAGGCCGCCCTCAAACGCCTCTACCTCGCCACCCTCGCCCTCGACCCCACCGGCCGCGGCCGCCAGCGCTGGAACAACCGCTGGAAGTCCGCCCTCAACGAGTTCGACGTCCTCTTCGACGGCCGCCTTACCGCCGGACGAGTGTAG
- a CDS encoding NACHT domain-containing protein, producing the protein MSGRRWWWTRFYAVAALLAVAAVLYAWGVDRVDDMGKVIGVVAALFGLPPLVVTAFRLQQGATGAGESLEVTADALAEAIRHQWEAEAEVWRLNYPYPLPVAWSAADPEVMVDWNVLCEAARHVAGGPSNGTDRWAAGPEGLSGSGNDIHEVFFHRVPTRRLVVLGEPGSGKTMLLVRLLLALLDPPHREPGGAVPVLFALASFDPQRQDLHTWMTSQLIQDYPALGALAPGAGIAPGRRDHTMARALVERRLVLPLFDGLDEVPDALRSHVLNSINEVFNAKAPLVLTSRSAEYRQALAPTGGAIIVRLDGAAGIRLHPVDAETAITYLRSDAGGQQTEGADRWARVADALHDPYSPVGQALSTPLGLFMARAIYNPRPGESTGEVAHPHDLLNAGIGSTRAAVERHLYRAFVPAAYRPHPSRSSRWTPQQAERYLIFLARHMQYSLGGTTHLAWWQLSASFPAYLLMIAFGMSSLLTGATTGLLAGLSLGRPMLGVGSGLATGALICIATVVGLFFTPVYEQTGPSSGIGWLPNPFVAIGAGAGSVAGIAVGLPFGLENGVTTAIGTGLVGGLAGGLSSHIPHAADPVSPVDLLALDRRVFLGLWLVFGLAAGFVIGFRTHPGLGALAGFAFGAFVATGGALWWRYTTARLLLAAQGRIPWRLMHFLADAHERRGILRRVGAVYQFRHLTLQEHLAHRDAYR; encoded by the coding sequence ATGAGTGGGAGGAGATGGTGGTGGACGCGGTTCTACGCCGTCGCAGCACTGCTTGCCGTGGCGGCGGTCCTGTACGCGTGGGGTGTGGATCGCGTCGACGACATGGGCAAGGTGATCGGTGTGGTCGCCGCGCTGTTCGGCCTGCCACCGCTCGTTGTCACCGCCTTCCGGCTCCAGCAGGGCGCAACGGGTGCCGGTGAGTCACTGGAAGTCACGGCTGACGCCCTGGCGGAAGCGATACGGCACCAGTGGGAGGCGGAGGCAGAGGTGTGGCGGCTGAACTACCCGTACCCGCTGCCGGTTGCCTGGTCCGCGGCCGACCCTGAAGTAATGGTGGATTGGAACGTGTTGTGCGAGGCTGCGAGACACGTTGCCGGCGGCCCCTCGAACGGAACCGATCGATGGGCCGCCGGACCGGAGGGGCTCAGCGGCTCCGGCAATGACATCCACGAGGTCTTCTTCCACCGTGTCCCCACACGACGCCTGGTTGTCCTGGGCGAGCCGGGCTCCGGCAAGACCATGCTGTTGGTCCGGCTGCTCCTGGCTCTGCTCGACCCTCCACACCGCGAACCCGGCGGTGCCGTACCTGTTCTGTTCGCCTTGGCGTCCTTCGATCCCCAGAGGCAAGATCTGCACACCTGGATGACCAGTCAGCTGATCCAGGACTATCCAGCGCTCGGTGCCCTCGCTCCCGGCGCTGGCATCGCACCCGGCAGACGGGACCATACGATGGCCCGCGCACTGGTGGAACGCCGCCTCGTTCTACCGCTGTTCGACGGCCTGGACGAAGTGCCCGATGCGCTGCGAAGCCATGTGTTGAACTCGATCAATGAGGTGTTCAATGCCAAGGCCCCACTCGTTCTGACCAGCCGCAGCGCCGAGTACCGTCAGGCCCTCGCCCCCACCGGAGGCGCCATCATCGTGCGGCTGGACGGAGCCGCTGGGATCCGGCTTCACCCTGTAGACGCGGAAACGGCAATCACGTATCTGCGCAGCGATGCCGGGGGGCAGCAAACGGAGGGCGCCGATCGCTGGGCTCGTGTCGCAGATGCACTGCATGACCCGTACTCGCCTGTTGGGCAGGCGCTGAGCACACCGCTCGGGCTCTTCATGGCCCGTGCCATCTATAACCCGCGTCCCGGGGAATCAACCGGCGAGGTTGCGCACCCCCATGACCTTCTGAACGCCGGCATCGGCTCGACGAGGGCTGCCGTGGAGCGTCACTTGTACCGTGCGTTCGTCCCGGCTGCCTACCGCCCCCACCCCTCCCGATCCTCCCGCTGGACCCCACAGCAGGCCGAGCGGTACCTGATCTTCCTGGCGCGTCACATGCAGTACTCCCTGGGCGGCACCACGCATCTGGCTTGGTGGCAGTTGTCGGCGTCTTTCCCCGCTTACCTCCTGATGATCGCGTTCGGCATGAGCAGCCTGCTCACCGGTGCGACCACAGGTCTACTCGCGGGCTTGAGTCTGGGAAGGCCAATGCTGGGAGTCGGCAGTGGTTTGGCAACGGGCGCCCTCATCTGCATCGCTACCGTGGTGGGACTTTTCTTCACGCCTGTGTACGAACAGACGGGACCCAGCTCCGGCATCGGCTGGCTGCCCAACCCCTTCGTCGCCATCGGAGCCGGCGCCGGCTCCGTGGCCGGTATCGCGGTCGGTCTGCCATTCGGACTGGAAAACGGTGTGACCACCGCCATCGGCACCGGCTTGGTCGGAGGGCTTGCAGGTGGGCTGAGCTCCCACATCCCCCATGCCGCCGATCCGGTCAGCCCTGTCGACCTACTGGCCTTGGACCGCCGCGTCTTCCTGGGGCTGTGGCTGGTCTTCGGTCTCGCAGCCGGCTTCGTCATCGGATTCCGCACGCACCCGGGCCTGGGAGCTCTCGCGGGCTTCGCGTTCGGCGCCTTCGTGGCCACGGGCGGAGCACTGTGGTGGCGCTACACCACCGCTCGCCTTCTTTTGGCGGCCCAAGGACGTATCCCATGGCGGCTGATGCACTTCCTGGCCGACGCTCACGAGCGCCGTGGAATCTTGCGCCGCGTCGGCGCCGTCTACCAGTTCCGCCACCTCACGCTGCAGGAGCATCTGGCCCATCGCGACGCCTACCGGTAG
- a CDS encoding oxidoreductase has product MATTQPVALVTGASTGIGKAAALALAAAGFETVGTSRKTSGADRHDGVTFLALDVGSDDSVAAAVEQVIERFGRIDVLVNNAGIGSSGADEENSLAQSQRLFNINVFGVMRMTKAVLPHMRAQGSGRIINVSSVLGFLPAPYMANYSASKHALEGYTESLDHEIREHGVRALIVQPGGTKSSFEANTVAPDMPMQIYAEQRRIADKLALAVNEEGDDPAIVAKAIVAAATDSKPKVRYTAGRQARLVSAAHRILPAGVFDGQIRKINKLAG; this is encoded by the coding sequence ATGGCGACAACTCAGCCGGTGGCACTCGTGACAGGTGCGTCCACCGGTATCGGAAAGGCGGCCGCCCTCGCGCTCGCCGCAGCGGGTTTCGAGACGGTGGGAACAAGCCGGAAAACGTCGGGAGCCGACCGTCACGATGGCGTGACGTTCCTCGCCCTCGACGTGGGCAGCGACGATTCGGTCGCCGCCGCGGTCGAGCAGGTGATCGAGAGGTTCGGGCGGATCGACGTCCTGGTCAACAACGCCGGCATCGGCTCCTCGGGCGCCGACGAGGAGAACTCCCTCGCCCAGTCCCAGCGCCTCTTCAACATCAACGTCTTCGGTGTGATGCGCATGACCAAGGCCGTTCTCCCGCACATGCGCGCCCAGGGAAGCGGGCGCATCATCAACGTCTCGTCCGTCCTCGGGTTCCTCCCCGCGCCCTACATGGCCAACTACTCAGCGTCCAAGCACGCCCTCGAGGGGTACACCGAGTCCCTGGACCACGAGATCCGCGAACACGGGGTCCGGGCCCTCATCGTCCAGCCGGGCGGTACCAAATCCTCGTTCGAGGCGAACACCGTCGCACCCGACATGCCCATGCAGATCTACGCGGAGCAGCGGCGCATCGCCGACAAGCTGGCGTTGGCGGTCAACGAGGAAGGCGACGACCCCGCCATCGTCGCGAAGGCGATCGTCGCGGCCGCCACCGACTCCAAGCCGAAGGTGCGGTACACCGCAGGCCGGCAAGCCCGGCTCGTCAGCGCGGCGCACCGCATCCTTCCCGCCGGGGTCTTCGACGGACAGATCCGCAAGATCAACAAGCTCGCCGGCTGA
- a CDS encoding dihydrofolate reductase family protein gives MSELLVDFITSLDGHASGEGWPGFWGLEGPEYLAWLGEQPEATYLMGANTYRLMSGFAAGEVPHGQDEFRPEEEASVDELTQASKVVFSSSLEEPLTWANSALVRDEAVEAVRAMKSSGSGLLSTIGSLSLCRSLLRAGLVDRFRVVMFPVITGATGEERIYDGYPDVALEMIEHRTFDGRIQLVEYKPRVLEHPPLGVPA, from the coding sequence ATGTCGGAGCTTCTCGTCGACTTCATCACCTCCCTCGACGGCCACGCATCGGGAGAGGGATGGCCCGGGTTCTGGGGCCTCGAGGGCCCGGAGTACCTCGCATGGCTCGGCGAGCAGCCCGAGGCCACCTACCTGATGGGAGCGAACACCTACCGCCTGATGTCGGGCTTCGCCGCAGGCGAGGTCCCCCATGGCCAAGACGAGTTCAGGCCCGAAGAAGAGGCGTCCGTCGACGAGCTCACGCAAGCGTCCAAGGTGGTGTTCTCCTCCTCACTCGAGGAGCCACTGACGTGGGCCAACTCCGCTCTTGTCCGCGACGAGGCCGTCGAGGCGGTCCGCGCCATGAAGTCGAGTGGCTCGGGGCTCCTCAGCACGATCGGCAGCCTCAGCCTGTGCCGGTCCCTGCTACGAGCCGGACTCGTCGACCGCTTCCGGGTCGTGATGTTCCCGGTGATCACCGGAGCCACGGGCGAAGAACGCATCTACGACGGCTATCCGGACGTTGCCCTCGAGATGATCGAGCACCGCACCTTCGACGGCCGCATCCAGCTGGTCGAGTACAAGCCCCGCGTGCTCGAGCACCCGCCGCTCGGCGTTCCCGCGTGA